The genomic DNA GTAAAAGGTTGCAAAATGTAGGATACTTATGTGAGAAATTCCACGTTTATGAATTTTTGCATGCCAACAGTTGGgtccaaacaaaagaaaaaatatatacattaaaaaatggtGCTATATTCAGAAACATAAAGGTGCTGATGTGGACCCCAACTGCATGCATGCTGACAggaaataaattgtaaaaaaaaaaaaaaaaaaatgagaaaaaaaagacttgaaAATGGACATTTTGCTCAAGTGCAGaactaaaacattcatgagaCTATGTCCTTTCCTGAGCGCACAAAGTTCAGTGTAACTGTAAAATCCATACACGCCGTTGATAGAAACTACCACTCTCCTGCACTTCCTGACCAGTCTAAAATGGCAGCGGTCGACAGTGAGCATTTCATAATTGCACATTAGGAGGCTTGCAAATATTGTGCTTCAACAAAGTTTGTAGTCCAATATGGTGCCGGGGTGCTCCCTTTTGTAGCATTTGCAGAACCAAAATCATTGCACTTGCGATGAAGCTCAAAAAAAGCGCCTCTTCTGCCAGACTTGCATTCCTGTAAGCTCTGTGAGCTGAAACACAGAGTAGCAGCCTACAGTAAGTGCAGGTGTCGGATGCTGCAGCCAGTGGTATTTTTCCAGTCGACAAAACTAACCTATGTGTCCCGGTCAAGAAATTTATTACAGCCAACCAGATCGGTGATGCTTATTTACAGTTaccctgcctctgtgtgtatttCCCAAAAGATCCATAGACAATCTTatgaacaaaaaatgttttgtatgttATGATTAAATCATTTGATTCTTCTATAAGCAGCTTTTACATGTAGCAGGGTTTGGTTTTGGGGaatgggaaggggggagggggtgatatatatttaaaaaaacagagctGATAGTAATGGCAACAGATGTTGTATTGgttgtgaaaaaaggaaaatgtggaTATGTTACATTAGTATTTGCCATCACTATTTTATTGTTCAATAAAAGTTATCCATGATTAATCAAATCTTAAGAGGGTGTGTTTTTTCTATGTAATAAGTCAGAATGATAAGTACAaggaatacattaaataaatacatgaatttgTTCAAAACTTAGCTGTTGAATAAGATGCATAATTGCATAATtggcagttctttggcttttcccatgttgATGGTTGacagggattttgcatgcttgttacctcattttttatattgatgGAATGGCAGAATATAGTTCaattagactgagattaactaaattaaaaatTCCACTGTTTCATTTTATCTACAATAactgttaggggtgccaataattctggcacctgtggttttcattaaaaaatagattactcaataaaaaacattgaaacatgagagtaaatgttttgaaatgagtATATCATTTTGCCgtttgtttgaacataaaatatacactcagtgagcacttttaggtagaACTATAcgccagtttgttaatgcaaatatttaatcagctaatcatgtggcagaacctacactcacagagcactttattaggaacatttttactttattacaccttctcattcatgcgattatctaatcggccaattgtgtggcagcagtgcaatgcctacaatcatgtagatacgagtcaggagcttcagttaatcttcacatcaaccatcagaatggggaaaaatgtgatcaaagtgactttgactgtggaatgattgttggtaccagacatggtggtttgagtatctcagaaactactgatctcctgggattttcaaacacaacagtctctagaatttacagagaatggtgcgaaaaacaaaaaacatccagtgagcagcagctctgcaggcaaaaacaccttgtccATGAGTGAGGTTAGAGGagaaatggccagactggtcaaagctgacaggaaggtgacaataacacaaaataaccacacattacaacagtggtatgcagaagtgcatcgctgaacacaaaatgtgtcaaacctctaagtagataggctacagcggctgaagtaaaaaaaaataagtaataaatgcctaataaatgTCATATGTAATACTGTTTGCCTGGTTTGTACCTCACTTGCCACTTGCAAAGCAGTCTACACCATGTTCATTGAGTTGTACAGATCctgcataaacacaaacacacatatggtTAGGAATTATTGAGGGGAGAAAGGTTAAGTTTCTGGAAAAAGAAAACTGCACCAAAACTAGAGGAAGAACTCGATGCAAATAGAGAAAAAACGGTttccctgactgcagtgaaaCAGCAACTACAATGAagaaaacaagaagaaaataCTGCAGTGGGCCAAGCATCATCAACACTGGACCAAGAAAGAGCTGGGTCTgttaaaattacaaaaattacaaTGCCACTTTCCATGCTGTAAAGACCACCTTCAGGTCGCAATGCATTGTGTGCTAGTTCCCTATACATCAATGAGATTAATCTTGGCAACAGAACACAGCAGGTATCGTTCCTTGCAAAATAATTCATTAAGGAACAGATGGAACAATGGTTAGGCGGTTCTATGTAGACCTACATTTAAACTACccctgtgtatgcatgttaaaAATAATCGATTATTTGAATGCCGCTATTTGTGCAGTGTACATTTGCGTCCTGGAAAGTCCTGGAAAATTGTATGCGATTGGTCTTCTGAACCACGAGAGGGCGCTGATTTATTAATTGTGCACACCACAGGGGGTTGATGTGAGTAACATTCTGCTCTAGCGAATGtcgttttcttgtttttcgAAATGCGTTGATCTTGGGGAAATGCCTCTCTGATGACGTCGTGCGAGGCTAACGCAGAGCCGGGCGGCCATTATACAGCCAAGTTTCCCTGGGAAGGTCGGAGGGAAAAGGGAGCTAGCTTGCTATTTTCGGTACAGAATAACAGCCCTCAGACACATACTCGGCTCAGGGGCGTCGTGAACCATACGAATGTGATCGTAGAAACGCCCGGATAAACTTGttattgtgttttctgttcCGAATCTGGATATACGCAGAACGTAGCTAGACCCAAGCCCCTACCCCTGCATCCCATttcgagaaaaaaaaacatttatccaACGTTGGTAGCAAGCTATCAAGCTACTGTTACTAGATTTCCATTGTAGCCGCAAGTAAAGACGTTTTTAAACCTATATCCAActcattagattttttaaaatggacGATAAATCTTTTACAAAGGAATTGGACCAGTGGGTCGAACAACTGAACGAATGCAAACAGCTGACGGAGAATCAAGTGAGGACGCTATGCGAGAAGGTAAGGAACTTGTTGGGTCGCTAACGTTAGcatgctagctgagaagcagcttCCTAGCTTCATTGGAAGGCCATTTTGATATTACTTGCTGACATGTACATATTAGCATGTGTTTCAGTTGTTAGCTAATgatagctaagttagctaattAACTCTGGCCAAAATCAGTCCAATGTTTTTGCAAGCTGTCAGCGATCGATTTTGCTCATTACACTTGCTACAGTCGTGTTATTAAATACTGTTTTGGGTAGCATGCTTGGCTGGTTAGCCACTTTATCCCTCGATAGTGCAAAGCAGCAGCGAATATTTGGGTGATTTAGCCGCTGATTTGCACTATGGCGGGATAAAAGAGGCCAGAAGCCAAGCAAGCCACCCAAAACAGTAGTTGACTAGCTAACGTTGCAGTCTGAAGTTATAAAGAGCTGACTTCCGCTTCTTATCTAACAGTTAACTGTTTTACTATCTTGTATTTCATCGAGTTACAAACTTGCTATTAACGTTGGTATCATTGGTGGTTGGCAAATGTTTGTTGATCATGCTGGCTTGCTGTTTATCATTTGTCACCTGCGTGCAACTTCGTGAGTTTATCCAGAGATCTGTCCATCTCGCTGTTCAGAAGCTGTTGGTCTGTTTTATTAACCTGTATTTATCATACAAGTGGTGCATCTTCCCGAAACGTTGGATCATATGTACGTAGCGACTGTAGCTACCGTTAGGGGATGCATAGCTACCTTTCCCCATCCTCTAGCCAAACAGTCTGTCAAAAGCTTTAAGCACAAGAGTGACACACTCGTGTACCCTGAGAACCCGAATAGACACTACCTGGCTGCTGCAAGTGGAGCTTGTACAGGCTGCTGTTGGCAAGTGGGATTGAGTTACATTTTAAGATTTCTAGTTTGCTCCATTACGTCACACGATGGATATACATGAGCGATGAATTCAAAAATGGCTTTGAAAGTTGTTTAAGAATAAAAATTAATATAGTATGTCATGCACTGACACAAATTAAGCTTTATGCCAGTTAATCCCGCATCGAAAGTATTTTTTCTCATGTATCGACTCATTTGGGTCAAGTGGACATCATTTAGTTGGAAGATTcgttttttgtgtttgtcactGTTCACTTAGTAAGTAATGCCGTTGTTTTTGTTATATTAAGGCAGTGGATCGAACATTTTCTTTGAGAAGggattataattatttatttatttgtatgctTGGTTGGCAAATTGGCACTATTCCGCTTATGTTTAGATTCGCGTATGTATTTGTATCCAGACTCGCATAAGGGTTTGTTGGAATTTTGCATTTGGTTCAGAATAGCAGCAGCTTGGTCAGAACCCTGCTACTAAGGGAATATGGCTTGTCATTGCTGGGCtacagaaaaaaatatcttCAGAGCAAAATGAACTACTTTTAGGTAGGTCAgatgtaatgttatgtatgCGAGAGTTGTGCGTTCTGATTTACGATTAGTTTCCACAAATATAGAAGACGTATATTCAGTCAGTGGGAGGACATGCTATCATTGGACATTTCTGTCACTGTGGTAGTGAACCAGACTAAATATCTCCCAAGAAGCAATCTGTTACCATGGCAATCGGGCACCCAGGCAGATTGAGGAGAGGGCGAGCTGAGACCAGCTAATAGTGAAATGATGGCAGCAGCTCGTTCTCTCTACTGGTAAAAGAGAATGAAAATGCCAATTGGAATGCATAATATTCTACTCACTCCTACTTATGTGAACGTACTGCAATACCACTGCAATACTTTTTGAGTGACTCTAAAGTGGTGCACACccaaaaatactgtatgtggagCAGTGTCCAACAGCTGTTGCTGTTATTGTCGGCACTGTCTGACAGTCCTTCATAACTTTCCAACATTCAATTGCCCCTCTGCCTTGCTGCTGCCTTTGATGTCTAACAGCATCATTGCACAAGCCATTCTTAATTAAAGATAGAGCTGTAGATTTAAACAGCATCAAAGCATGTTGTGTAACAAGAGGGGATAATGGCACATGATTGTTTTAGTCTAGATATTTACGTAAAGTAGGTCCACTGACTTGGTTTGAAGATTAAATGCTGAGCAGTTGTCGTTTCACTGATCTATGAGGACACCTTGGAGAATAATAGCTTGTCACTaaatgagtgtatatatagCCCATACAGGAGTACCAGTTACAAGAGGAATACATAATGCAGTGTGCATCTCACTTTCATCTTGGCTCTATTTAGGTAGTTCTGCTTGCCCTCAAAACACATCCATATAGTTGTATGGATTCTCATGCCTTTCCGTGACCAACTGATGTGCCTAGCTTAGCTCAACAGCCTTAAAATTGTTAGCCTAGATGGCTAATATATTGCTGTGCTCTGAAGGATGAATCTGGAGGCTAGCTGCAATAACAGCACAAGCACTGCAGCGCCTGTGCTTTGCGGTCAGTGAGGCCTGTGTCTCAGGTCTGCGCCTGCATGGTGCCGCTGCTGTGTACGAACACCCTCCTTCTCAGGCTTCTCAGAAGAGAGGGTGGGGCCGCTCTGCAGAGGTCGCCGTGGAGACGCACTCTTTCGCGCTGTCACCACGGAGACACTTGCACTCACTCAGATAACGGCGCGTTGGCGAAGCCTGTCCTAAAACGTGCCCCAAACTAGATTCACAGCCATTAAAAAACCGAATGTCTCATTTGGATCCAAACAGTGGAATAACAGTTTGTAGCCTGCAGTCTCAGGCAGTCTGACAGATGCATGCAATTATGCAgccctgtgtgttttttttgtatcgTTTTATGTTTTGGTCATGAGTGTAGCTTAGCATTTGAAATGTATAGAAAGCTAGTGTAAGCTGGATTCTTTTGGTTGATTATTCATCATGGTATTTTTTAGGTGCAATTCCAATGCGTTTCATTGTTCGGTCCTTAAGAGCTGTTATAGTGTGGGGCATTATAAAAGCCCTTTGATTTGAGGAGGAATGATTCTTGTTTTCAACACATGACCCTCCATTCCCACCATTGGCAGCACATGCTGTCACCGTTATTTCAGATCAAACGACAGGCAAGGCCCATAATAAGCTGTTGTTTGTTAGACTGGGATAAGATCAAAGGTTTCCTCGTGATCGTGATATTCACCAAGTTTAATAAATATCAGATCTTGCAGGACGGTTAAATGTCACCAACTGCGTGCGGTGCTGTTGCACTCCGTAAATCCGGTCCTCCGTCCTTTTCCGCAGGCGAAGGAGATCCTGACGAAGGAGTCGAATGTGCAGGAGGTGCGCTGCCCCGTCACCGTCTGCGGGGACGTGCACGGCCAGTTCCACGACCTCATGGAGCTCTTCAGAATCGGCGGAAAGTCCCCCGACACCAACTACCTGTTCATGGGCGACTATGTGGACAGAGGCTACTATTCGGTGGAAACAGTGACGCTTCTTGTCGCATTAAAGGTGAGCTGCCTTAGCCACTGAGAGGGGGAAGCTCTTGTCCAGGTGTTCTTTGTGTCTTATTCTCTTCAGTCCAGATCAAATCTAGATTCTGCCAGTGCCCACATTGGCTGGGAGTCATGCACAGCCGTGCAGAATTCACCGTAGGCTTGctcactcattttattatttttctgaggGCCAAGTGACGAGTGTTAAATCCATTGTGCACTCCCAGGTCCGTTACCCAGAACGCATCACGATATTGAGGGGGAACCACGAGAGCAGGCAAATCACGCAGGTGTACGGCTTCTACGACGAGTGCCTGAGGAAGTACGGAAACGCCAACGTGTGGAAGTACTTCACCGACCTCTTCGACTATCTCCCGCTGACCGCGCTCGTAGACGGACAGGTGAGCCCCGCTGCACATCCATTCCAATTTATTCAGGAGAGGGCAATACCTTACTACTCATCTGGGTAAGACTGCAACCTGCCTCTTAATGAAGGGCAGTCTCAAGTGAATCAAATGGACACTACCCCTCAAGGTTAAACTAAGCAAGAATGCTTTGTACTGAATATGTTATTGTCCGTACAATAATTTATTACAAGTGCCACAGTATGTAAGTAATATGTGTGCGTGATTCTCAGGTTTATGAATAGAGCTGTGCATTCTAATGAGAGATTTGAAATCAGGGCTGTATGGGGCAAAAAAAGTTTCACttgctttattttacttttatactttTAAGTTTAATGTGTCTTGTCAccaatgtctctctctttccctcccatcAGATATTCTGCCTGCACGGTGGCCTTTCTCCCTCGATAGACACACTGGATCACATTCGAGCTCTGGACCGTCTCCAAGAGGTCCCGCATGAGGTCAGTCATGGGGCAGAAGCTGCCTGCTCTCTGTCGCTATGGTTATGTCACAGTGAGGGCAGGCTGGGGCAGACGCAGGGTTCATGGATATCATGTACGCATTATTTCTCACATTGGAGTTATTTACACAACAAGCAGCAGCATGTCATGTtggattggggtggggggtattaTTGATATAGCTGTTGTGATTGTGAGTCCAGTGACAGGCAGCCCTGTCTGGGGAGGCAGAGGGAAGCCGCTCGTCTCTCTGTAATGCACGTTTCCTGACTGATGTGACCGTTCCAGGGGCCCATGTGCGACCTGCTGTGGTCGGACCCCGATGACCGAGGGGGTTGGGGGATCTCCCCCCGAGGGGCTGGCTACACCTTCGGACAGGACATCTCAGAAACCTTCAACCACGCCAACGGCCTCACCCTCGTGTCCCGTGCCCACCAGCTCGTCATGGAGGTGAGCCCGGCCCCTTTCTGTGGCCCCCACAGTGGCAATAGCCCACTTATTGGCCAATCAGAGTTGAGTATGTTTGTCTGGTTGTCAGTTCAGGTTTTCTGGGAGGTCTGCATGACTTACCAGAGGGCAAAAGGGGGCATTTCAGCATATTTATGGCCTTGGATGCGGATGACTTGTGAGGGATCTGAGAGCATCAGTCCAGatttacacacattttattcaatCACAGGTTGTCACCCAGAAAACCATGAATGCCGTTGCAAGAGGGTTTCACGATGAATGGTTGCATGTTTAAGTTACTCGTCATAAGAATAAGTGTGTGAAactaattgaaataaataattaatagtgCATGAAATAAGGATTGATACAATCCCCACTGCAAGGAAGACAGAAGCTTCAATTATGTATCAAGGCCTtcctcaaatatttatttgtaaacgGTGTCTGTTTAAAGCCAACTCTGGGATTGTGCCATtttatatctatctatctatctaaattGATTGAGGATAAACTGCCCACAGAATAGTCTTGTGACTTCATGAGAAGCGAGTATTTGGCCTTTTATGACGAGTCGCATCAAggctctctgtgtttgtggctCACAAGACGGTGACTGTTCAGCTACATGGGGGAAAAGATCGTAAAATCAGCATGAAAAACATGATTCTCTCTTCATTTGTGTTTAGatgaagaaaatgtaaatgtactttttGTCATGAACTTCTTTAGTTTTGGCAATGACTGGACTGTGAATAGCGTTCTTTGTTCGGTGATAGAAATGCATTGTTGGGCATGGATGCGTTTTGATTTTACTGGAATAACGAAACATTTCATCCCCTTCCAGGGTTACAACTGGTGTCATGATAGAAACGTGGTCACCATTTTCAGTGCGCCAAACTACTGCTATCGCTGTGGCAACCAAGCTGCCATCATGGAACTGGACGATACTCTTAAATACTCTTTGTAAGTAAAATTTCACACCTCCTCCGTCACTGCCTTTTGGTTTCTCATTTACACAGAAAACCATGATTCATCTACCAAGTGAAGACATCGACTTAAAATTGTCTGAAAACCTCCAAGTGAATCAGTATTTTGAATCAGTAGTTTGTCTGTGGAGATATGTATGATTGGTGAAGTTTGCCATCCAATAAGTGAATAAAGCAGATGAGCATTGTATGTGTGGTAAGAGAATGTGCAGAAGCGCAGTGTTTCGCGTGCTGCAGTCAGAGCTGACTGACGGCTGGATgaatgctctctctccctcttctccccaactcacaatcactgcgattagccttagaccgtaatggcacttatgtatagatatcgttacttgtataggtattgttgttt from Conger conger chromosome 12, fConCon1.1, whole genome shotgun sequence includes the following:
- the ppp2cb gene encoding serine/threonine-protein phosphatase 2A catalytic subunit beta isoform produces the protein MDDKSFTKELDQWVEQLNECKQLTENQVRTLCEKAKEILTKESNVQEVRCPVTVCGDVHGQFHDLMELFRIGGKSPDTNYLFMGDYVDRGYYSVETVTLLVALKVRYPERITILRGNHESRQITQVYGFYDECLRKYGNANVWKYFTDLFDYLPLTALVDGQIFCLHGGLSPSIDTLDHIRALDRLQEVPHEGPMCDLLWSDPDDRGGWGISPRGAGYTFGQDISETFNHANGLTLVSRAHQLVMEGYNWCHDRNVVTIFSAPNYCYRCGNQAAIMELDDTLKYSFLQFDPAPRRGEPHVTRRTPDYFL